A single window of Tiliqua scincoides isolate rTilSci1 chromosome 10, rTilSci1.hap2, whole genome shotgun sequence DNA harbors:
- the FOSB gene encoding protein FosB isoform X1 produces the protein MYQGFPGDYDSASRCSSSPSAESQYLSSVDSFGSPTAAAAASSQECSGLGEMPGSFVPTVTAISTSQDLQWLVQPTLISSMAQSQQPPGQQMPPQQQQQQQPPQQPPTVDPYDLPGTSYSTPGMSAYAAGPSSAPVAPAPQRSTRARPRRVREETLTPEEEEKRRVRRERNKLAAAKCRNRRRELTDRLQAETDQLEEEKAELESEIAELQKERERLEFVLVAHKPSCKIPFEDVPELSVQPGALTEVSALAMPVKEDPFGPTAYSSVPLHYQQPLGGVQSVGPAEVAFSSSYFTHGEQLTDPYPVNPSYTSSFVFTYPEGATCGATHQRNSSSDQSSDSLNSPSLLAL, from the exons ATGTATCAGGGCTTCCCCGGAGACTACGACTCCGCCTCGCGGTGCAGCTCGTCCCCTTCGGCCGAGTCCCAGTACCTCTCCTCGGTGGATTCTTTCGGGAGCCCcacggccgccgccgccgcctcctcgcaG GAGTGCAGTGGCCTTGGGGAAATGCCTGGATCTTTTGTGCCAACAGTGACTGCAATATCAACTAGCCAAGACCTCCAGTGGCTGGTGCAGCCTACCCTGATTTCATCCATGGCCCAGTCTCAGCAGCCCCCAGGCCAGCAAATGccgccccagcagcagcagcagcagcagccaccccagCAGCCCCCCACAGTGGACCCTTACGACCTGCCTGGCACCAGCTACTCTACCCCTGGAATGAGTGCCTACGCTGCTGGTCCCTCCTCAGCCCCTGTGGCTCCTGCCCCACAGCGCTCCACCAGGGCCCGGCCCCGAAGAGTGCGAGAGGAAACG CTGACaccagaggaagaagaaaaacgcCGTGTCCGAAGGGAGCGGAACAAGCTTGCAGCAGCCAAATGCCGAAATCGCCGCCGAGAACTGACAGACCGACTTCAAGCG GAGACAGACCAACTGGAGGAAGAGAAGGCCGAGCTGGAGTCCGAGATAGCAGAACTGCAGAAGGAAAGAGAGCGCCTGGAATTTGTTCTTGTGGCTCACAAGCCGAGCTGCAAGATCCCTTTCGAGGATGTGCCGGAGCTGAGTGTTCAGCCCGGTGCCTTGACCGAGGTGAGCGCTCTAGCGATGCCGGTCAAAGAGGACCCCTTTGGGCCGACGGCCTACTCATCGGTGCCTCTCCACTACCAGCAGCCGCTTGGCGGAGTCCAAAGCGTGGGCCCAGCGGAGGTAGCGTTTTCTAGTTCTTACTTTACACATGGTGAACAGCTGACCGACCCGTACCCAGTTAACCCTTCATATACATCTTCGTTTGTGTTCACCTACCCAGAGGGAGCCACCTGCGGAGCCACACACCAGCGGAACAGCAGCAGCGACCAGTCCTCGGACTCCCTGAACTCCCCCTCGCTCCTTGCTTTGTGA
- the FOSB gene encoding protein FosB isoform X3 translates to MYQGFPGDYDSASRCSSSPSAESQYLSSVDSFGSPTAAAAASSQECSGLGEMPGSFVPTVTAISTSQDLQWLVQPTLISSMAQSQQPPGQQMPPQQQQQQQPPQQPPTVDPYDLPGTSYSTPGMSAYAAGPSSAPVAPAPQRSTRARPRRVREETLTPEEEEKRRVRRERNKLAAAKCRNRRRELTDRLQAETDQLEEEKAELESEIAELQKERERLEFVLVAHKPSCKIPFEDVPELSVQPGALTEVSALLTDPYPVNPSYTSSFVFTYPEGATCGATHQRNSSSDQSSDSLNSPSLLAL, encoded by the exons ATGTATCAGGGCTTCCCCGGAGACTACGACTCCGCCTCGCGGTGCAGCTCGTCCCCTTCGGCCGAGTCCCAGTACCTCTCCTCGGTGGATTCTTTCGGGAGCCCcacggccgccgccgccgcctcctcgcaG GAGTGCAGTGGCCTTGGGGAAATGCCTGGATCTTTTGTGCCAACAGTGACTGCAATATCAACTAGCCAAGACCTCCAGTGGCTGGTGCAGCCTACCCTGATTTCATCCATGGCCCAGTCTCAGCAGCCCCCAGGCCAGCAAATGccgccccagcagcagcagcagcagcagccaccccagCAGCCCCCCACAGTGGACCCTTACGACCTGCCTGGCACCAGCTACTCTACCCCTGGAATGAGTGCCTACGCTGCTGGTCCCTCCTCAGCCCCTGTGGCTCCTGCCCCACAGCGCTCCACCAGGGCCCGGCCCCGAAGAGTGCGAGAGGAAACG CTGACaccagaggaagaagaaaaacgcCGTGTCCGAAGGGAGCGGAACAAGCTTGCAGCAGCCAAATGCCGAAATCGCCGCCGAGAACTGACAGACCGACTTCAAGCG GAGACAGACCAACTGGAGGAAGAGAAGGCCGAGCTGGAGTCCGAGATAGCAGAACTGCAGAAGGAAAGAGAGCGCCTGGAATTTGTTCTTGTGGCTCACAAGCCGAGCTGCAAGATCCCTTTCGAGGATGTGCCGGAGCTGAGTGTTCAGCCCGGTGCCTTGACCGAGGTGAGCGCTCTA CTGACCGACCCGTACCCAGTTAACCCTTCATATACATCTTCGTTTGTGTTCACCTACCCAGAGGGAGCCACCTGCGGAGCCACACACCAGCGGAACAGCAGCAGCGACCAGTCCTCGGACTCCCTGAACTCCCCCTCGCTCCTTGCTTTGTGA
- the FOSB gene encoding protein FosB isoform X2, with protein sequence MYQGFPGDYDSASRCSSSPSAESQYLSSVDSFGSPTAAAAASSQECSGLGEMPGSFVPTVTAISTSQDLQWLVQPTLISSMAQSQQPPGQQMPPQQQQQQQPPQQPPTVDPYDLPGTSYSTPGMSAYAAGPSSAPVAPAPQRSTRARPRRVREETETDQLEEEKAELESEIAELQKERERLEFVLVAHKPSCKIPFEDVPELSVQPGALTEVSALAMPVKEDPFGPTAYSSVPLHYQQPLGGVQSVGPAEVAFSSSYFTHGEQLTDPYPVNPSYTSSFVFTYPEGATCGATHQRNSSSDQSSDSLNSPSLLAL encoded by the exons ATGTATCAGGGCTTCCCCGGAGACTACGACTCCGCCTCGCGGTGCAGCTCGTCCCCTTCGGCCGAGTCCCAGTACCTCTCCTCGGTGGATTCTTTCGGGAGCCCcacggccgccgccgccgcctcctcgcaG GAGTGCAGTGGCCTTGGGGAAATGCCTGGATCTTTTGTGCCAACAGTGACTGCAATATCAACTAGCCAAGACCTCCAGTGGCTGGTGCAGCCTACCCTGATTTCATCCATGGCCCAGTCTCAGCAGCCCCCAGGCCAGCAAATGccgccccagcagcagcagcagcagcagccaccccagCAGCCCCCCACAGTGGACCCTTACGACCTGCCTGGCACCAGCTACTCTACCCCTGGAATGAGTGCCTACGCTGCTGGTCCCTCCTCAGCCCCTGTGGCTCCTGCCCCACAGCGCTCCACCAGGGCCCGGCCCCGAAGAGTGCGAGAGGAAACG GAGACAGACCAACTGGAGGAAGAGAAGGCCGAGCTGGAGTCCGAGATAGCAGAACTGCAGAAGGAAAGAGAGCGCCTGGAATTTGTTCTTGTGGCTCACAAGCCGAGCTGCAAGATCCCTTTCGAGGATGTGCCGGAGCTGAGTGTTCAGCCCGGTGCCTTGACCGAGGTGAGCGCTCTAGCGATGCCGGTCAAAGAGGACCCCTTTGGGCCGACGGCCTACTCATCGGTGCCTCTCCACTACCAGCAGCCGCTTGGCGGAGTCCAAAGCGTGGGCCCAGCGGAGGTAGCGTTTTCTAGTTCTTACTTTACACATGGTGAACAGCTGACCGACCCGTACCCAGTTAACCCTTCATATACATCTTCGTTTGTGTTCACCTACCCAGAGGGAGCCACCTGCGGAGCCACACACCAGCGGAACAGCAGCAGCGACCAGTCCTCGGACTCCCTGAACTCCCCCTCGCTCCTTGCTTTGTGA